The bacterium genome includes the window ATCCATCCATCCCAGGCATAGCGATATCAAGAAGAATTACCTCTGGTTGGAATTCAGATACCTTTTTAATTGCTTCATTTCCATTTAGAACATAAGTAGTCTCAAATCCCTCATCTTTTAAGAGAGAGGCGATTGAATCTGCCATATCAGGGTCATCATCAACTACAAGAATTCTTTTTTTCATATGTGTTTATCTGTTCCAAAATTCATTCCACTTTAAGAGTCAGAGAGTCTTAAAGTCAGAGAGTCAGGGAGTCAGATGGTTTGTAAACCTAATAGACTCTTTAGACCCCCAGACTCTATGACTCCTAGACTCTTTAGACTTTTTTAGATCTCTTCTACAGCCTTTATTCCCTCTATATTTTCCTTTAATATCCCCTCAACAACGCCCTTGATGCTTGCCTTTGCCCCTCTGCATCCACAACACATTCCTGTAAGCTTTACCTTAACAATATTATTGGGCGTTAATTCAACAAACTCACACCCTCCCCCATGACTTGCAAGGATTGGCACTACATCCCTTTCTAAAATCGTTTTTATCTTCTCTTCCACCTACTTTAAAAACATCATAAGCCCTTGCTTTTCAGAGGAAGAGAGCTTTCTAAATTTAGCAATCAATGCCTTTTCTTCATCAGAAAGAGGGGGCTCTTTTTTCTCTTTAAGCTCAGATTGTAAGGATTTAAGCCCTTCTATTAAGCTATCTATATCCTCTGGTTTTAACTTTAATTCCTCTTTTGACTTTTCTTCTACCTTAGGCTTTGCCTTGATTTCTACTTTTGGTTTTGGTTTTTCTACTGGTTTAGGCTTTGCCTTAATTTCTACTTTTGGCTTTGGCTTTTCTTCTACCTTAGGCTTTGCCTTAATTGGTGGTTTTGGTTTTTCTACTGGTTTAGGCTTTGCCTTAATTTCTACTTTTGGCTTTGGCTTTTCTTCTACCTTAGGCTTTGCCTTGATTTCTACTTTTGGTTTTGGTTTTTCTACTGGTTTAGGCTTTGCCTTAATTTCTACTTTTGGCTTTGGCTTTTCTTCTACCTTAGGCTTTGCCTTGATTTCTACTTTTGGTTTTGGTTTTTCTACTGGTTTAGGCTTTGCCTTGATTTCTACTTTTGGCTTTGGCTTTTC containing:
- a CDS encoding response regulator; translation: MKKRILVVDDDPDMADSIASLLKDEGFETTYVLNGNEAIKKVSEFQPEVILLDIAMPGMDGYDTLKSLKKEGLKSPIIIITAYRDGTMNERALACLKEGAYTVIYKPFDPEELISLLKEAL
- a CDS encoding NifU family protein; this translates as MEEKIKTILERDVVPILASHGGGCEFVELTPNNIVKVKLTGMCCGCRGAKASIKGVVEGILKENIEGIKAVEEI